One Chromobacterium paludis genomic window carries:
- a CDS encoding YqaJ viral recombinase family nuclease, whose protein sequence is MRERYGQALRLASTLKLSREAWLAIRRQGIGSSDAAAAIGLSPYKCALSLWLEKTGRKTPEDLSQKEPVLWGTILEPVLAGVYAQRTGVKVRRVNAVLQHAEHPFMLANLDREVVGADAGVGTLEIKTASYHCASQWEEGIPIAYQCQVLHQLAVTGHAWADVAVLIGGQDFRIYRIERDEDKIADLIEREARFWRGVEQDEPPQPDGSDDAGQALQWLFPKDSGSTVDLSESSEGTALFDTLLALKLRREEIEAQEAYAKQQLQNVMGQASTAVFAGGRVSWKRTKDRTVADLERLSLEQPELLKQYSKTVAGSRRFLLQTERSAS, encoded by the coding sequence ATGCGTGAACGTTACGGCCAGGCGCTGCGCCTGGCATCTACCTTGAAGCTGTCGCGCGAGGCCTGGCTGGCGATCCGCCGCCAAGGCATCGGCTCGTCCGACGCGGCGGCGGCCATCGGCCTGTCGCCGTACAAATGCGCCTTGTCGCTGTGGCTGGAGAAGACCGGGCGCAAGACGCCGGAAGACCTGTCGCAGAAAGAGCCGGTGCTGTGGGGCACGATCCTGGAGCCGGTGCTGGCCGGCGTCTATGCCCAGCGCACCGGCGTGAAAGTACGGCGCGTCAACGCCGTGCTGCAGCATGCCGAACATCCCTTCATGCTGGCCAATCTGGACCGCGAAGTCGTCGGCGCCGATGCCGGCGTCGGCACGCTCGAAATCAAGACCGCCAGCTATCACTGCGCGTCGCAGTGGGAGGAGGGCATCCCCATCGCCTACCAATGCCAGGTGCTGCATCAACTCGCCGTCACCGGCCATGCCTGGGCCGATGTGGCGGTGCTGATCGGCGGCCAGGACTTCCGCATTTACCGCATCGAGCGCGATGAGGACAAGATCGCCGACCTGATCGAACGCGAAGCGCGCTTCTGGCGCGGCGTGGAGCAGGACGAACCGCCGCAGCCGGATGGCTCAGACGATGCCGGCCAGGCCTTGCAATGGCTGTTTCCCAAAGATAGCGGCTCCACGGTGGATCTGTCCGAATCCAGCGAAGGCACCGCGCTATTCGACACCCTGTTGGCGCTGAAGCTGCGCCGCGAAGAGATCGAGGCGCAGGAAGCCTATGCCAAGCAGCAACTGCAGAACGTGATGGGGCAGGCCAGCACCGCCGTGTTTGCCGGCGGCCGCGTCAGCTGGAAGCGCACCAAGGATAGAACCGTCGCGGATCTGGAACGCTTGAGCCTGGAACAGCCCGAGCTGTTGAAGCAATACAGCAAGACGGTGGCCGGCAGCCGCCGTTTCCTGCTGCAAACCGAGAGGAGCGCATCATGA
- a CDS encoding DUF932 domain-containing protein codes for MAHLVETMAYIGATPWHGLGNRLSEGLPVDIWQREAGMDWTIEQSDVLFNVAPGGMHIRPHADAKVLYRSDTFAPLSVVSNRYKVVQPHEVLSFYNDLVHAGGFELETAGVLKGGRKLWALARTGQETQIRSGDQVKAYLLLATSCDGTLATTAQFTSVRVVCNNTLQLAVGNNSGAVKVPHSTVFDPKAVKEALGIGLSSWDRFIGNLKQLSRRTVSPQEAQQFFQAVTGEAIADEDNLPISKHTQQLIALYSGAGMGSMLSGARGTAWGLLNAVTEYVDHHRRARNQDYRLDSAWFGQGAQLKQRALDQALALLE; via the coding sequence ATGGCGCATCTAGTGGAAACCATGGCCTATATCGGCGCCACGCCGTGGCATGGGCTGGGCAATCGTTTGTCTGAGGGGCTGCCGGTAGACATCTGGCAGCGCGAGGCGGGGATGGATTGGACCATCGAGCAGAGCGACGTGCTGTTCAATGTGGCGCCAGGCGGCATGCACATCCGGCCGCATGCCGACGCCAAGGTGCTGTACCGCTCGGACACCTTCGCTCCCTTGTCGGTGGTGTCCAACCGCTACAAGGTGGTACAGCCGCATGAGGTGCTGAGCTTCTACAACGATCTGGTGCATGCAGGCGGCTTCGAGCTGGAAACGGCTGGGGTGCTGAAGGGCGGGCGCAAGCTGTGGGCACTGGCGCGTACCGGGCAGGAGACCCAGATCCGTAGCGGGGATCAGGTCAAAGCCTATCTGCTGCTGGCCACCAGTTGCGACGGCACGCTGGCGACTACCGCGCAGTTCACCTCGGTGCGGGTGGTGTGCAACAACACCCTGCAACTGGCGGTGGGCAACAACAGCGGTGCGGTGAAGGTGCCGCACTCGACGGTATTCGATCCCAAGGCGGTGAAGGAAGCGCTGGGGATCGGCCTGTCGTCCTGGGATCGTTTCATCGGCAACCTGAAGCAGTTGAGCCGGCGCACGGTGTCGCCGCAGGAGGCGCAGCAGTTCTTCCAGGCCGTCACCGGAGAAGCTATTGCGGACGAAGACAACCTGCCGATCTCCAAGCACACGCAGCAACTGATCGCACTGTACAGCGGCGCGGGCATGGGCTCGATGCTGAGCGGCGCGCGCGGCACTGCCTGGGGCTTGCTCAATGCGGTGACCGAGTATGTCGATCATCACCGCCGCGCCCGCAATCAGGACTACCGGCTGGATTCCGCTTGGTTCGGCCAGGGCGCGCAGCTGAAACAGCGCGCGCTGGATCAGGCGCTGGCCTTGCTGGAGTAA